From Acropora muricata isolate sample 2 chromosome 14, ASM3666990v1, whole genome shotgun sequence, one genomic window encodes:
- the LOC136897978 gene encoding chromatin assembly factor 1 subunit A-A-like, giving the protein MASRLSELGRIPVNVLGDGNCFFRAVSCQLNNTPEYHLYIRSLGVQHLLYHPELYIESNFEYSWQNYMDNMARQGTWADNIIIQAVANSLNITTNIIESDANFSPVTVINPVNSDRQTTNIYIGHIQEYHYMSTIPVPNSNTYEMTCGNEPIQKSASSNKSELEQCKQKQLSQDKNAPLVNGDKKNGRRAKLSEKDKAERRKASKREFIQKKRENPDYRKRENRMRSVASESVTNMELREKTERRRTSQREFVRKKRAEAVTRLKDNNKRIKLSEADKADKRRTSNRENMSKKRQNVQKVNIQNKANSYHNGGVMSDPDANANKSVINKFHKKISCGPEYICTCCDHL; this is encoded by the coding sequence ATGGCATCCAGATTATCTGAACTTGGTAGAATTCCAGTCAATGTATTGGGAGATGGAAACTGTTTTTTCCGTGCAGTATCATGCCAGCTAAATAACACCCCTGAGTATCATTTGTATATACGCTCTCTTGGAGTTCAACATCTTCTGTATCACCCTGAGTTGTATATAGAAAGCAACTTTGAATACTCTTGGCAAAACTACATGGATAATATGGCAAGGCAAGGAACATGGGCAGATAACATTATAATTCAAGCTGTTGCAAATTCTCTGAATATCACTACCAACATCATAGAGTCAGATGCAAATTTCTCCCCTGTGACAGTTATAAATCCAGTCAATAGTGATAGACAAACGACAAATATTTATATTGGCCATATACAGGAATATCATTATATGTCAACAATACCAGTACCAAATTCCAACACTTATGAAATGACATGTGGCAATGAGCCAATTCAAAAATCAGCAAGTTCAAATAAGAGCGAATTagaacaatgtaaacaaaaacagttATCACAAGATAAGAATGCCCCGCTTGTCAATGGAGACAAAAAAAATGGAAGGAGAGCAAAGTTATCTGAAAAAGATAAAGCAGAAAGGCGTAAAGCTTCTAAAAGAGAAtttatacaaaagaaaagggaaaatCCAGACtacagaaaaagagaaaacagaaTGAGATCAGTAGCTTCAGAATCTGTTACTAACATGGAACTAAGAGAAAAAACTGAAAGACGCAGGACTTCTCAAAGAGAATTTGTAAGAAAGAAGCGTGCAGAAGCTGTAACTAGATTAAAAGATAACAATAAGAGAATAAAATTATCAGAAGCAGACAAAGCTGACAAACGTAGGACTAGTAACAGAGAGAACATGAGCAAGAAACGACAGAATGTGCAAAAAGTGAACATACAGAATAAGGCAAATTCTTATCATAATGGTGGGGTAATGTCAGACCCTGATGCTAATGCTAACAAATCTGTAATAAACAAGTTTCACAAGAAAATTAGTTGTGGCCCTGAGTACATATGTACTTGCTGTGATCACTTGTAG